From Sphingomonas bisphenolicum, one genomic window encodes:
- a CDS encoding hybrid sensor histidine kinase/response regulator codes for MTETTLPSTEAELAQLREDNRKLRKINAALIDRVERSSDMAGNAFSMFETAITLEAMVRERTTELEDALGRLATANADLAQAHASAEAAQLRLRDAIDSINEGFVLFDAEDRLVLFNDAYLGFWPEIADQLHEGMSFEDVARLAAAHHRPPGSVVAPDRWVSDRLARHSVADGGHVQALADDRWVQINELRTSEGGIVGIYTDITEVKAEDARNRALELAERNLVLQSTLDNLSEGVCLFDAQGRVAAWNEALQHVLDLPDDWAQEGASHGALLGWCRDRLGMADGGCLDWRGDQPGAARHALVAAGDRHFEVRSTALERGGQVIGFTDVTDMLRAQAGLQETAETLERRVAERTAELRAEVAERREIEAQLRDAKTAAEKANLSKTSFLAAASHDLLQPLNAARLFVAALGDRRLALPTRALVNQTSTALDSVEDLLEALLEISRLDAGAIQPEIGDFRLDTLLGTLRVEFAPVARASGLMLDMANEPLWVRSDIRLVRRILQNFLSNALRYTQQGSVRVDCLVGEQAIRVSVTDSGPGIAADKQALVFEEFRRLDTRTSGKGLGLAIVKRASDMLGHRVTLESAPGRGSTFAIELPLGEPVADLDNGSETIGRDRTMRGLDVLVIDNERAIQTGMRTLLGGWGCTVRTAGGFAEATGLFAPGEAPDIILIDYHLNDGETGEIALDRLRGHFAMPVSAVMISADRGKELKARLDAHGIPLLNKPVKPAQLRALLRTMLK; via the coding sequence GCCGGCAACGCCTTTTCGATGTTCGAAACCGCGATCACACTGGAAGCGATGGTGCGCGAGCGGACGACCGAGCTGGAAGACGCGCTGGGCAGGCTTGCCACCGCCAATGCCGACCTCGCCCAGGCCCATGCCAGCGCCGAAGCGGCGCAGCTGCGGCTGCGCGACGCGATCGATTCGATCAACGAAGGCTTCGTGCTGTTCGATGCGGAAGACCGGCTGGTCCTGTTCAACGACGCCTATCTGGGCTTCTGGCCCGAAATCGCCGACCAGTTGCACGAAGGCATGTCGTTCGAGGATGTCGCGCGGCTGGCCGCGGCGCACCACCGCCCCCCCGGATCGGTGGTCGCGCCCGACCGCTGGGTGTCCGACCGGCTGGCGCGCCACAGCGTCGCCGATGGCGGCCATGTCCAGGCGCTGGCCGACGACCGCTGGGTCCAGATCAACGAACTGCGCACCAGCGAGGGCGGGATCGTCGGTATCTACACCGATATCACCGAAGTGAAGGCGGAGGATGCCCGCAACCGCGCGCTGGAACTGGCCGAACGTAATCTGGTGCTGCAATCGACGCTCGACAATCTGTCCGAAGGCGTATGCCTGTTCGATGCGCAGGGACGGGTCGCCGCCTGGAACGAGGCGTTGCAGCATGTGCTCGACCTGCCCGACGACTGGGCGCAGGAAGGCGCCAGCCATGGCGCGCTGCTCGGCTGGTGCCGCGATCGGCTGGGCATGGCGGACGGGGGCTGCCTGGACTGGCGGGGCGACCAGCCCGGCGCGGCCCGCCATGCGCTGGTCGCGGCCGGGGATCGTCATTTCGAAGTCCGCAGCACGGCGCTGGAGCGCGGCGGGCAGGTGATCGGCTTCACGGATGTCACCGACATGCTGCGCGCGCAGGCGGGCCTACAGGAAACCGCCGAGACGCTGGAGCGTCGCGTCGCCGAGCGCACCGCCGAACTGCGCGCCGAAGTCGCCGAACGGCGCGAGATCGAGGCGCAGTTGCGGGACGCCAAGACGGCGGCGGAGAAGGCGAACCTGTCCAAGACCAGCTTCCTCGCCGCCGCCAGCCATGACCTGTTGCAACCGTTGAACGCCGCCCGGCTTTTCGTCGCGGCGCTGGGCGATCGGCGGCTGGCGCTGCCCACCCGCGCGCTGGTCAACCAGACATCGACCGCGCTCGATTCGGTCGAGGATCTGCTGGAGGCGCTGCTGGAGATCAGTCGGCTCGATGCCGGCGCGATCCAGCCGGAAATTGGCGACTTCCGCCTCGACACGCTGCTGGGCACGTTGCGGGTGGAATTCGCGCCCGTCGCCCGCGCATCGGGGCTGATGCTGGACATGGCGAACGAACCGCTCTGGGTCCGCTCCGATATCCGACTGGTGCGGCGCATCCTGCAGAATTTCCTGTCCAACGCGCTGCGCTATACCCAGCAGGGATCGGTGCGGGTCGATTGCTTGGTCGGCGAACAGGCCATTCGCGTGAGCGTGACCGACAGCGGTCCGGGCATCGCGGCCGACAAGCAGGCGCTGGTGTTCGAGGAGTTCCGCCGGCTCGACACCCGCACCAGCGGCAAGGGGCTGGGCCTGGCCATCGTCAAGCGGGCGAGCGACATGCTGGGCCATCGCGTGACGCTGGAGTCCGCGCCCGGCCGCGGATCGACCTTTGCGATCGAGCTGCCGCTGGGCGAACCGGTAGCGGACCTGGACAACGGATCGGAGACGATCGGCCGCGACCGCACGATGCGCGGTCTCGACGTGCTGGTCATCGACAATGAACGGGCGATCCAGACGGGGATGCGCACGCTGCTGGGCGGCTGGGGCTGCACCGTGCGGACCGCCGGCGGCTTCGCCGAAGCGACCGGCCTGTTTGCGCCCGGCGAGGCGCCGGACATCATTCTGATCGACTATCATCTCAACGACGGCGAAACGGGCGAAATCGCGCTCGACCGCCTGCGCGGTCATTTCGCCATGCCGGTTTCCGCCGTCATGATTTCCGCCGATCGCGGCAAGGAGTTGAAGGCGCGGCTCGACGCGCATGGCATCCCGCTGCTCAACAAGCCGGTCAAGCCGGCCCAGTTGCGGGCGTTGCTGCGGACCATGCTCAAATAG
- a CDS encoding Na+/H+ antiporter, whose product MQGDAMHPMQLFELLVAMLLAIILLHYAAHKIGLPPAVALLTGGALFAFLPGLPVISLDPELVLVVFLPPLLMDGAWFIALRHLHRHMLGIIALAVGAVVFTTVIVAVVTHWLVPSLPWAACAALGAIVSPPDAVSARAVLQHVRLPRRLSILLEGESLFNDASGLVLFRFAIAAGVTGAFSLMEAMESFALLAIGGALVGAAVGMAWVRLTPRLDDKYLMIASSLLAPWASYLLAETVHVSGVIATVTTGLICGWFQHVVFSATVRMNGTAFWAVMIFLMEAFVFLLIGSSLRGVIDRVGGFQLVLAQMAGPVLAILIALTLARFLWVFGSDGVTRLLRAMGVRRYTPIGPRSAVVLGWAGMRGVVTLAVALSVPEGFPGRDFILVAAFAVIIGTVLIQGTTLGAVIRLLKLEEPASDRARLSMSEAEAAMAQAQVRVVEAHAYDADGTLLHPRLLDRYQRHATLSVTYAGQEAEHAHILHAHFDLVLMAVAAGRAELLRLHRIGDIDEQTLHELERDLDLEEMSALSAKA is encoded by the coding sequence ATGCAGGGGGACGCAATGCATCCGATGCAATTGTTCGAATTGCTGGTCGCCATGCTGCTGGCGATCATCCTGTTGCATTATGCGGCGCACAAGATAGGCCTCCCGCCCGCCGTGGCGCTGCTGACCGGCGGCGCGCTCTTTGCCTTCCTGCCCGGCCTGCCGGTCATCTCGCTCGATCCGGAACTGGTGCTGGTCGTCTTCCTGCCGCCACTGTTGATGGATGGCGCCTGGTTCATCGCCCTGCGCCACCTCCATCGTCACATGCTGGGCATCATCGCCCTGGCGGTGGGCGCGGTGGTCTTCACCACGGTGATCGTGGCGGTGGTGACCCACTGGCTGGTGCCGTCCCTGCCGTGGGCCGCCTGCGCGGCGCTGGGTGCGATCGTCTCGCCACCGGATGCGGTGTCGGCGCGCGCCGTGCTGCAACATGTCCGCCTGCCCCGTCGCCTGTCCATCCTGCTGGAGGGCGAAAGCCTGTTCAACGACGCCAGCGGCCTCGTCCTCTTCCGCTTCGCGATCGCAGCGGGCGTCACCGGGGCGTTCAGCTTGATGGAGGCGATGGAAAGCTTTGCGCTGCTGGCGATCGGCGGCGCGCTGGTCGGCGCGGCGGTGGGCATGGCCTGGGTCCGGCTGACGCCGCGGCTGGACGACAAATATCTGATGATCGCTTCGTCGCTCCTCGCACCATGGGCGTCCTACCTGTTGGCGGAGACGGTCCATGTGTCCGGGGTGATCGCCACGGTCACCACGGGACTCATCTGCGGCTGGTTTCAACATGTCGTGTTTTCCGCCACGGTGCGGATGAACGGCACGGCTTTCTGGGCGGTGATGATCTTCCTGATGGAGGCGTTCGTCTTCCTGCTGATCGGTTCCTCGCTGCGCGGGGTGATCGACCGGGTCGGCGGCTTCCAACTGGTGCTGGCGCAAATGGCCGGGCCGGTGCTGGCGATCCTGATCGCGCTGACGCTCGCGCGCTTCCTCTGGGTTTTCGGGTCCGACGGCGTCACCCGCCTGCTACGGGCGATGGGCGTGCGCCGCTATACGCCGATTGGTCCGCGATCGGCGGTGGTGCTGGGCTGGGCCGGTATGCGCGGCGTTGTGACGCTGGCAGTGGCGCTGAGCGTGCCGGAAGGCTTTCCCGGCCGCGACTTCATCCTCGTCGCCGCCTTCGCGGTCATCATCGGCACCGTGCTGATCCAGGGCACCACGCTGGGTGCGGTGATCCGACTGCTGAAGCTGGAGGAACCGGCGAGCGACCGGGCGCGTCTGAGCATGAGCGAGGCGGAAGCCGCCATGGCGCAGGCGCAGGTCCGGGTGGTCGAGGCCCATGCCTATGACGCCGACGGCACATTGCTGCATCCGCGCCTTCTCGACCGATACCAGCGCCATGCGACGTTGTCGGTCACCTATGCAGGCCAGGAAGCGGAACATGCGCACATCCTTCATGCGCATTTCGATCTGGTGCTGATGGCGGTGGCGGCGGGACGGGCCGAATTGCTGCGCCTGCACCGGATCGGGGACATCGACGAACAGACGCTGCACGAACTGGAGCGCGACCTGGACCTGGAGGAAATGAGCGCGCTGTCGGCAAAGGCTTAG
- a CDS encoding response regulator — MIVMGRGYYAQSAPAIPPGALRLATSHDVSDHHGQGQDMGLYMGGEAVMERVLIIDDHPLVRDGLRSVIAISFDNIEIFEAAGLEEAVATLEKQDNFDLILLDLNIPDVRRLDGLKLLRDRFPILPVVMVSGAFDRSIVQEALAAGAAGFIPKSLKRSAIVEALHRVVSGEIYLPETMGEGATPSAEEDDIARRIDSLTPQQKTVLGHLVNGRLNKQIAHDLNVSMTTIKAHVSAILQKLGVLSRTQAVIKANRVHFGAD; from the coding sequence ATGATCGTCATGGGACGTGGATATTATGCGCAATCGGCCCCGGCCATCCCGCCCGGCGCATTGCGGCTTGCCACGTCCCATGATGTGTCCGATCATCATGGGCAGGGGCAGGATATGGGGCTTTATATGGGCGGGGAAGCGGTGATGGAGCGGGTGCTGATCATCGACGATCATCCCCTGGTGCGCGACGGGTTGCGCAGCGTGATCGCAATCAGTTTCGATAATATCGAGATTTTCGAGGCGGCCGGACTGGAAGAGGCCGTCGCCACGCTGGAAAAGCAGGATAATTTCGACCTGATCCTGCTCGACCTCAACATTCCCGACGTGCGCCGTCTGGACGGGCTCAAGCTGCTGCGCGATCGATTCCCGATCCTGCCGGTGGTGATGGTGTCGGGCGCGTTCGACCGCTCGATCGTGCAGGAGGCGCTGGCCGCCGGCGCCGCAGGCTTCATTCCCAAGTCGCTCAAGCGCAGCGCGATCGTGGAGGCTTTGCATCGCGTCGTGTCAGGCGAAATCTACCTGCCCGAAACGATGGGCGAGGGCGCGACGCCGTCAGCGGAGGAGGACGACATCGCCCGCCGCATCGACAGCCTGACGCCGCAGCAGAAGACGGTGCTGGGCCATCTGGTCAACGGCCGTCTCAACAAGCAGATCGCGCATGACCTCAACGTGTCGATGACCACGATCAAGGCGCATGTCTCGGCTATCCTCCAGAAGCTGGGCGTCTTGAGTCGCACCCAGGCGGTCATCAAAGCGAACCGGGTGCATTTCGGCGCGGATTGA
- a CDS encoding methanol/ethanol family PQQ-dependent dehydrogenase — protein sequence MKGPIMRALSGVAAMTLAIGAAPLLAEGPTDADLMNDAASTGDVLTYGMGPQAHRFSTLKAIDTSNVSKLVPAFAASLGGEKQRGQEAQPLVYDGTIYVTGSYSRLFAFDARTGEEKWQYDARLPDGIMPCCDVVNRGAAIHGDKIIFATLDARLVALNRNTGKVIWNKQIADYKEGYSATAAPLIVKGMVITGNSGGEFGVVGAVEARDVNTGELIWHRPVIEGHMGTLKGKDNGITGKLNATWQGDLWKSGGGATWLGGTYDPETNLLFFGTGNPAPWNSHLRPGDNLYTASTLAIDPDTGVIKWHFQTTPHDGWDFDGVNEFIPFDATINGKPMKLGAKADRNGYFFVLDRTNGKFISANKFVMQTTWANGFNKAGKPNYIPEGRPPAPGEGKGKPVFASPSFLGGKNWMPMAYSQDTGLFYIPSNDWGMDIWNEPIAYKKGAAYLGAGFTIKSIAEDHIGALRAMDPKTGKIVWEYKNKAPLWGGVLTTGGNLVFTGTPEGFLKAFDAKTGQELWKFQTGSGVVGSPVTWEQDGEQYVAVMSGWGGAVPLWGGEVAKSFKDINQGGALWVFKLPK from the coding sequence ATGAAGGGACCGATCATGCGGGCGCTGTCGGGCGTTGCCGCGATGACGCTGGCGATTGGCGCCGCACCGCTGCTGGCTGAAGGGCCGACCGATGCGGATCTGATGAACGACGCGGCATCGACCGGCGACGTTCTGACCTATGGCATGGGGCCGCAGGCGCATCGTTTCAGCACGCTGAAGGCGATCGACACGAGCAATGTGTCCAAGCTGGTGCCGGCTTTCGCCGCCTCGCTGGGCGGAGAAAAGCAGCGCGGCCAGGAAGCGCAGCCGCTCGTCTATGACGGCACCATCTATGTGACGGGCAGCTATTCGCGCCTGTTCGCCTTCGACGCCCGCACCGGTGAGGAAAAATGGCAATATGACGCCCGCCTGCCCGACGGCATCATGCCCTGCTGCGACGTTGTCAATCGCGGTGCCGCCATCCATGGCGACAAGATCATCTTCGCCACGCTCGACGCGCGTCTGGTTGCGCTCAACCGCAACACCGGCAAGGTGATCTGGAACAAGCAGATCGCTGATTACAAGGAAGGCTACAGCGCCACCGCTGCGCCTCTGATCGTCAAGGGCATGGTCATCACCGGCAATTCGGGCGGCGAGTTCGGCGTCGTCGGCGCGGTGGAAGCCCGCGACGTGAACACGGGCGAGCTGATCTGGCATCGTCCCGTGATCGAAGGCCATATGGGCACGCTCAAGGGCAAGGATAACGGCATCACCGGCAAGCTCAACGCCACTTGGCAGGGCGACCTGTGGAAGAGCGGCGGCGGCGCGACCTGGCTTGGCGGCACCTATGACCCCGAAACCAACCTGCTCTTTTTCGGCACCGGCAACCCCGCGCCGTGGAACAGCCACCTGCGTCCCGGCGACAATCTCTACACCGCCTCCACGCTGGCGATCGACCCGGACACCGGGGTCATCAAATGGCATTTCCAGACCACGCCGCACGACGGCTGGGATTTCGACGGGGTGAATGAATTCATTCCCTTCGACGCCACCATCAACGGCAAGCCGATGAAGCTGGGCGCGAAGGCCGACCGCAACGGCTATTTCTTCGTGCTGGACCGCACCAACGGCAAGTTCATCAGCGCCAACAAGTTCGTCATGCAGACGACCTGGGCCAATGGCTTCAACAAGGCTGGCAAGCCCAATTACATCCCCGAAGGCCGTCCGCCCGCGCCCGGCGAGGGCAAGGGCAAGCCGGTCTTCGCCTCGCCCAGCTTCCTGGGCGGCAAGAACTGGATGCCGATGGCTTACAGCCAGGATACCGGCCTGTTCTACATCCCATCCAACGACTGGGGCATGGATATCTGGAACGAGCCCATCGCCTACAAGAAGGGTGCGGCCTATCTGGGCGCGGGCTTCACCATCAAGTCGATCGCGGAGGATCATATCGGCGCATTGCGGGCGATGGACCCCAAGACCGGCAAGATCGTGTGGGAATATAAGAACAAGGCGCCTTTGTGGGGCGGCGTTCTGACGACCGGCGGCAACCTCGTCTTCACGGGCACGCCCGAAGGTTTCCTCAAGGCGTTCGACGCCAAGACCGGCCAGGAATTGTGGAAGTTCCAGACCGGGTCGGGCGTGGTCGGATCACCTGTCACCTGGGAACAGGATGGCGAACAATATGTGGCGGTGATGTCCGGCTGGGGCGGCGCGGTGCCGCTGTGGGGCGGCGAAGTCGCCAAGTCGTTCAAGGACATCAACCAAGGCGGCGCCCTTTGGGTGTTCAAGCTGCCTAAATAA
- a CDS encoding substrate-binding periplasmic protein, with translation MLSRRAWMGGAGAALALGLLPGRSDAAPLAKVKALGTLRVVVYKDNRPWSWEEGGKLVGLDVDLAQAIAGKLGVRADVAELVADESADDDLRNGVWKGGLLGFTPGDVMLHVPFDRTFAARNDQVAIVAPYYRESFAFAGVGGAVALEGMPTEWRGRRLAAELDSIPDFYLIGSFGGLLTKDVAHYPSGSAAVEAMTAGKADAVLASRAQIEEGLHRAGDGASRIALRKGPLPAFASPGWDIGMAVKENSRTLGDAVEEIATAMAASGEMKALFARYGITWTPANAAG, from the coding sequence ATGCTCAGCCGTCGCGCATGGATGGGCGGGGCAGGGGCGGCGCTGGCGCTGGGCCTGTTGCCGGGTCGCAGCGACGCCGCGCCGCTGGCAAAGGTCAAGGCGCTCGGCACGCTGCGGGTGGTCGTCTACAAGGATAACCGACCCTGGTCGTGGGAGGAGGGGGGCAAGCTCGTCGGCCTCGACGTCGACCTGGCGCAGGCGATCGCCGGAAAACTGGGCGTCCGCGCCGACGTGGCGGAACTCGTGGCGGACGAAAGCGCCGACGACGATCTGCGCAACGGCGTATGGAAGGGCGGTCTGCTGGGCTTCACGCCGGGCGACGTCATGCTGCATGTTCCCTTCGATCGCACCTTCGCCGCGCGCAACGATCAGGTCGCGATCGTCGCACCTTATTATCGCGAGAGTTTCGCCTTCGCCGGCGTGGGGGGGGCGGTAGCGCTGGAAGGAATGCCGACCGAATGGCGCGGGCGGCGGCTGGCGGCCGAGCTGGACAGCATTCCCGATTTCTACCTGATCGGATCTTTCGGCGGCCTGTTGACCAAGGATGTCGCCCATTATCCCAGCGGATCGGCAGCCGTGGAAGCGATGACGGCGGGCAAGGCCGACGCCGTACTCGCCAGCCGCGCCCAGATCGAGGAGGGGCTGCACCGCGCGGGCGATGGCGCCAGCCGGATCGCGCTGCGCAAGGGGCCGCTCCCTGCCTTCGCCTCGCCCGGCTGGGACATCGGCATGGCGGTGAAGGAAAATAGCCGCACGCTGGGCGATGCGGTCGAGGAAATCGCCACCGCCATGGCCGCCAGCGGCGAGATGAAGGCGCTGTTCGCGCGCTATGGCATCACCTGGACACCGGCGAACGCCGCGGGGTGA
- the pedF gene encoding cytochrome c-550 PedF, with product MKILGRVALLGAIATLGMTATSALLAHGDVTPQAVDTSALPEIGDTWLEKNPYSGNAKAIEIGQSAYGQNCARCHGLDAESGGIAPDLRYLEAGESGDQWFAERFRHGSSHDGKVYMPPFGDVLGQKAGWAIRAWLETKHEG from the coding sequence ATGAAGATATTGGGTAGGGTCGCATTGCTGGGCGCCATCGCTACGCTGGGCATGACCGCGACAAGTGCATTGCTGGCGCATGGCGACGTGACGCCGCAAGCCGTCGATACGTCCGCATTGCCGGAAATCGGCGACACCTGGCTGGAAAAGAACCCCTATAGCGGCAACGCCAAGGCGATCGAGATCGGCCAGTCGGCCTATGGCCAGAATTGCGCGCGCTGCCATGGTCTGGACGCGGAAAGCGGCGGCATCGCCCCCGACCTGCGCTATCTGGAAGCGGGCGAGTCGGGCGACCAGTGGTTCGCCGAACGCTTCCGCCACGGTTCCAGCCATGACGGCAAGGTCTATATGCCGCCCTTCGGCGACGTATTGGGGCAGAAGGCCGGCTGGGCGATCCGCGCCTGGCTCGAAACCAAGCACGAAGGCTGA
- a CDS encoding PQQ-dependent catabolism-associated beta-propeller protein, with the protein MKRIIMAGLILVPAVAQAETLYVSNERGDSVSVIDAASGTVTATWPVGGRPRGITVSKDGKYLYLCASLDHAVQVIDRASGKVVAELPSGQDPEQFFLSRDGTTLFVANEDDAALTAIDLASRTVAFQVDVGGEPEGVAQSPDGQWVVVTSEEDNLVNWIDIKAKAMVAETPVDLRPRHVEFTADGKQLWVAAEVGGTVQIIDTASRQVAETLRFAIPGIPDHRILPCGISFTPDGKTAVIALGRADHVALVDVATRKVRVYVPVGKRVWHVAISADGTRAYAANGLSDNVSAIDLAKGAVTQTIAVGAAPWGIAAAP; encoded by the coding sequence ATGAAGCGCATCATCATGGCAGGGTTGATATTAGTGCCTGCCGTCGCGCAGGCCGAAACCCTCTATGTCTCCAATGAGCGCGGCGACAGCGTCAGCGTGATCGACGCCGCGTCGGGTACGGTGACGGCGACCTGGCCGGTGGGCGGCCGGCCGCGCGGCATCACGGTGTCGAAGGACGGCAAATATCTCTATCTTTGCGCCAGCCTGGACCATGCGGTGCAGGTGATCGACCGGGCGAGCGGCAAGGTGGTGGCGGAACTGCCGTCCGGGCAGGACCCGGAACAGTTTTTCCTGTCGCGCGACGGCACGACCCTGTTCGTCGCCAATGAAGATGACGCCGCGCTGACCGCGATCGACCTCGCCAGCCGCACCGTCGCCTTCCAGGTCGATGTCGGCGGCGAGCCGGAGGGGGTGGCGCAAAGCCCGGACGGCCAATGGGTCGTCGTCACGTCCGAAGAAGATAATCTCGTCAACTGGATCGACATCAAGGCCAAGGCGATGGTCGCCGAAACCCCGGTCGATCTGCGCCCCCGCCATGTCGAATTCACCGCCGACGGCAAGCAACTATGGGTCGCGGCGGAAGTCGGCGGCACGGTGCAGATCATCGACACCGCCAGCCGGCAGGTGGCCGAAACGCTGCGCTTCGCTATTCCCGGCATCCCCGACCATCGCATCCTGCCCTGCGGCATAAGCTTCACCCCCGACGGCAAGACCGCGGTCATTGCGCTGGGCCGGGCCGACCATGTCGCGCTGGTCGATGTCGCGACCCGCAAGGTGCGGGTCTATGTGCCGGTCGGCAAGCGCGTCTGGCATGTCGCGATCAGCGCCGACGGGACGCGCGCTTATGCCGCCAATGGCCTTTCGGACAATGTCAGCGCGATCGACCTGGCCAAGGGCGCGGTGACCCAGACCATCGCGGTCGGCGCAGCGCCGTGGGGCATCGCCGCCGCGCCCTGA
- a CDS encoding porin family protein, with amino-acid sequence MKGTLRLMSAAGALMLAATAAPAMAGTTADLLKRLHEKGILTDDEYQELAKGQTAEAAQTAAAPAPAVTPDASGGAGYVRMTDSGVGLQIGDVTLKFSGSVNGFYVHDNGDTPSATTTVTGGVATVGGSSSAVRNGLLPGFLKVEASTSLDGWDVGAHFGMYPGINSVNYAAGGGANSAGNPRALQTAGIDFRQTYLTFGRAGFGEVKIGRDIGLFQSESILNDITLLSSGTPAGNVAPSNTTLGRIGTGYIYTDFQPQITYTTPSFSGFTASVGIFEPLSSLTGPAETNKQPGFQAKFVYDGKFGDVGTRLWVSGVTQKHNVDAGPDYTGWGWDAGAKVTFGPVTVVGTYYDASGLGTTALNLFDTDGLGNKRDSHGFYLQGLATFGKFSVGGSYGESNLDYATIADALANPTLVDKNSSWVGQVRYGLNSWVTLLGEYVNSRSEAHNGNRATSDAIAAGAILFF; translated from the coding sequence ATGAAGGGGACGTTGCGCCTGATGAGCGCGGCTGGAGCATTGATGCTCGCCGCCACCGCGGCGCCGGCCATGGCCGGAACCACCGCGGATCTGCTGAAGCGGCTGCACGAAAAGGGCATCCTGACCGATGATGAATATCAGGAGTTGGCGAAGGGTCAGACCGCCGAGGCGGCGCAGACCGCCGCGGCTCCTGCCCCGGCGGTGACCCCCGACGCATCCGGGGGGGCGGGCTATGTGCGCATGACCGACAGTGGCGTGGGTCTCCAGATTGGCGACGTGACGCTGAAATTCTCCGGCTCGGTCAACGGCTTCTACGTCCATGACAATGGCGATACGCCCAGCGCCACAACCACGGTGACCGGCGGTGTCGCGACCGTGGGCGGCAGCAGTTCGGCCGTCCGCAACGGCCTGCTCCCCGGCTTCCTGAAAGTGGAAGCCTCAACCAGCCTGGACGGCTGGGACGTGGGCGCCCATTTCGGCATGTATCCCGGCATCAATTCGGTCAATTATGCGGCCGGCGGCGGCGCCAACAGTGCCGGCAATCCCCGCGCGCTGCAAACCGCGGGCATCGACTTTCGCCAGACCTATCTGACCTTCGGTCGCGCCGGCTTCGGCGAGGTGAAGATCGGCCGCGACATCGGCCTGTTCCAGTCCGAATCGATCCTCAACGACATCACCCTGCTGTCGTCGGGCACACCTGCGGGCAATGTCGCCCCCTCCAACACGACGCTCGGTCGTATCGGCACCGGCTATATCTACACCGACTTCCAGCCGCAGATCACCTATACCACACCCAGTTTCAGCGGCTTCACCGCCAGTGTGGGCATATTCGAACCCTTGTCCTCGCTGACGGGGCCGGCCGAGACTAACAAGCAGCCGGGCTTCCAGGCGAAATTCGTCTATGACGGCAAGTTCGGTGACGTCGGCACCCGCCTGTGGGTGTCGGGCGTGACGCAGAAGCATAATGTCGATGCCGGGCCGGACTATACCGGCTGGGGCTGGGACGCAGGCGCGAAGGTCACGTTCGGGCCGGTCACGGTGGTCGGCACCTATTATGACGCATCGGGACTGGGCACCACCGCGCTCAACCTGTTCGACACTGATGGCCTGGGCAACAAGCGCGACAGCCACGGCTTTTACCTGCAGGGGTTGGCCACGTTCGGCAAATTCTCGGTCGGCGGCAGCTATGGCGAAAGCAATCTCGACTACGCCACTATCGCCGATGCGCTGGCCAATCCGACGCTGGTCGACAAGAATAGCAGTTGGGTCGGTCAGGTCCGCTACGGCCTCAACAGTTGGGTGACGCTGCTCGGCGAATATGTGAACAGCCGGTCGGAAGCGCATAACGGTAATCGGGCGACGTCGGACGCCATCGCGGCGGGAGCGATTCTCTTCTTCTGA